A window of the Butyricimonas virosa genome harbors these coding sequences:
- a CDS encoding glycosyltransferase family 9 protein yields the protein MAKFLIIRFSSIGDIIQCMNVVNGIKNHFPNAEIHWIARKDMGSFLNMDKRINRVWGFDKKTGFKGLLQMARQLKAEKFDYIYDAHSNIRSNILKAVLLPPLYYLFPRGPRYTLRHKDRWKRFLLFKLRINKFDKPFRGIISYQKPLATWGITNFESDYSDWNFPAEYEERFHRTLTPKTITLVPSANWEMKRWPVSNWQQVIQLMPDYRFIILAGPSDTFCETIQAIAPERVNNLAGKTSLLESCYLVKQSNLVISGDTGFLHAADLFHTKAIALMGPTAFGYPTGKQAEVIEVDLPCRPCTKDGHGKCKQSTWQKCMVDILPKRVVDTALRILDFKS from the coding sequence ATGGCTAAATTTCTCATTATCAGGTTCAGCTCCATCGGAGACATCATCCAATGCATGAATGTCGTAAACGGCATCAAGAACCATTTCCCCAATGCTGAAATCCACTGGATTGCCCGAAAAGACATGGGTTCCTTTCTTAACATGGATAAACGCATCAACCGGGTATGGGGATTCGATAAGAAAACGGGATTCAAAGGTTTACTACAAATGGCCCGTCAACTGAAAGCCGAGAAATTCGATTATATCTACGATGCTCACAGCAACATACGCTCCAACATCTTGAAAGCCGTGTTGCTCCCACCCCTTTACTACCTTTTTCCAAGAGGACCACGCTACACCTTGCGCCACAAAGACCGCTGGAAACGATTCTTGCTTTTTAAACTACGGATAAACAAATTCGACAAGCCGTTCCGGGGAATCATTTCTTACCAAAAACCACTAGCCACATGGGGAATCACGAATTTTGAATCCGATTACAGTGATTGGAATTTTCCGGCAGAATACGAGGAACGTTTTCACCGTACGCTTACCCCGAAAACTATCACGCTCGTCCCTTCCGCCAACTGGGAAATGAAACGTTGGCCGGTCAGTAACTGGCAACAAGTGATCCAACTTATGCCCGACTACCGTTTTATCATTCTGGCAGGCCCAAGCGACACGTTCTGCGAGACCATCCAGGCCATCGCACCTGAAAGAGTTAACAACCTAGCAGGAAAAACCAGTCTATTGGAATCCTGTTACCTCGTGAAGCAATCCAACCTCGTGATCAGCGGGGATACTGGTTTTCTTCACGCCGCAGACCTGTTCCACACGAAAGCTATCGCCTTGATGGGTCCGACTGCCTTCGGTTACCCCACGGGCAAACAAGCCGAAGTCATCGAAGTCGACCTTCCTTGCCGCCCTTGTACCAAAGACGGTCACGGCAAATGCAAGCAATCCACCTGGCAGAAATGCATGGTCGACATCCTCCCCAAACGAGTAGTCGACACCGCCTTAAGAATTTTAGATTTTAAATCTTAA
- the pssA gene encoding CDP-diacylglycerol--serine O-phosphatidyltransferase: protein MKKHIPNLITCMNVTSGTVAIYAAFHGHLYLAAWLVILAMVFDFFDGFAARLLHVKSEMGKELDSLADMVSFGVMPSVMAFFLIRDLGYSGGGLFTVNSWQGAFMYVPFLVPAFSAYRLAKFNLDVRQTHSFIGLPTPSNALFWVMLVFTRYYQEEFFTAMWGKPWLLALFALVLAILLICEIPMFSLKLTSFSWNGNALLYCFLGAVIIGFVVWGVKALSCMIPVYILISCYDFKRVWNWRFWGILVVLFLLLNWAAAFIVFPAYLIVLIVKLTARADQ from the coding sequence ATGAAGAAACACATACCTAACTTGATTACCTGTATGAACGTTACGTCCGGTACGGTGGCCATTTATGCCGCTTTTCACGGGCATTTGTATCTTGCTGCCTGGCTCGTGATTCTGGCGATGGTATTCGATTTCTTTGATGGTTTCGCTGCTCGTTTGTTGCACGTGAAGTCGGAAATGGGCAAGGAACTGGATTCCTTGGCCGACATGGTTAGTTTCGGGGTGATGCCTTCCGTGATGGCTTTTTTCTTGATTCGCGATCTGGGGTATAGTGGTGGTGGATTGTTTACCGTAAATTCTTGGCAGGGAGCGTTTATGTACGTGCCGTTTCTGGTTCCGGCTTTCTCGGCTTATCGCTTGGCTAAGTTCAATCTGGATGTGCGACAAACTCATTCGTTTATCGGTTTGCCGACCCCGTCGAACGCATTGTTTTGGGTGATGTTGGTATTTACCCGTTATTATCAGGAAGAGTTTTTCACGGCGATGTGGGGTAAGCCGTGGTTGTTAGCTCTTTTCGCCTTAGTGCTGGCCATTTTGCTGATCTGTGAAATCCCGATGTTCTCGTTGAAGTTAACCAGCTTTTCGTGGAACGGGAATGCTCTTTTATATTGTTTCTTGGGAGCTGTAATAATCGGTTTTGTCGTTTGGGGTGTGAAAGCGTTATCTTGTATGATACCCGTTTATATCTTGATTTCTTGTTATGATTTCAAGAGGGTGTGGAATTGGAGATTTTGGGGGATACTTGTGGTGCTTTTCCTGTTACTGAATTGGGCGGCAGCGTTTATCGTTTTCCCGGCTTATTTGATTGTGCTTATCGTGAAATTGACAGCCCGGGCAGATCAATAG
- the galE gene encoding UDP-glucose 4-epimerase GalE, translating into MKIFVTGGTGYIGSHTVVELQKNGYDVIIADNLVNSSMDVLDGIEKISGIRPEFEEIDLTDGEVTRDFFARHSDIRAVIHFAALKAVGESVNKPLEYYFNNLNSLMNVLTCMREFKVPNLVFSSSCTVYGQADVLPVTEKTPRHEAESPYGNTKVMSEDIIRDLMRVEPDMKALALRYFNPIGAHPTAFIGELPNGVPNNLIPYLTQTAIGIREQLSVFGDDYNTPDGSPLRDYIDVVDLAQAHVVAIRRLLEGKNKKNYEFFNIGTGKALSVLEIIHAFERATGVKVNYKVVGRRAGDIEKVWADTTLANNELGWKAVTPIEETLANAWKWQKALDK; encoded by the coding sequence ATGAAAATTTTTGTGACAGGAGGTACAGGGTATATAGGTTCCCACACGGTAGTTGAACTTCAGAAAAATGGTTATGATGTAATTATTGCTGACAATCTCGTGAATTCGAGTATGGACGTGCTGGATGGAATAGAAAAGATCTCGGGGATACGTCCCGAGTTTGAAGAGATAGACCTTACTGATGGGGAGGTTACACGGGATTTCTTTGCCCGTCATTCGGATATACGGGCCGTGATTCATTTTGCTGCTTTGAAGGCCGTGGGAGAGTCTGTGAACAAGCCTTTGGAGTATTATTTCAATAATTTGAACTCTTTGATGAACGTGTTGACTTGTATGCGGGAATTTAAGGTGCCGAATTTGGTGTTTTCTTCTTCCTGTACGGTGTATGGGCAGGCCGATGTGTTGCCAGTAACGGAAAAAACACCTCGTCATGAGGCTGAATCTCCTTACGGGAACACGAAGGTGATGAGTGAAGATATTATTCGGGATTTGATGCGAGTGGAACCTGACATGAAAGCTCTGGCATTGCGCTATTTTAACCCGATCGGGGCTCATCCGACAGCGTTTATCGGAGAGTTACCCAATGGAGTTCCCAATAATTTGATTCCTTATTTGACACAAACGGCTATCGGGATTCGTGAGCAATTGAGCGTGTTCGGTGACGATTACAACACGCCGGATGGTTCTCCGTTACGCGACTATATTGACGTGGTGGATCTGGCTCAGGCGCACGTGGTAGCTATCCGTCGGTTGTTGGAAGGGAAGAATAAGAAGAATTACGAGTTTTTCAATATCGGTACGGGAAAGGCGCTTTCCGTGCTGGAAATTATTCACGCTTTTGAACGTGCAACCGGAGTAAAAGTGAATTACAAGGTCGTGGGACGCCGTGCTGGGGACATCGAGAAGGTTTGGGCCGATACGACTTTGGCCAATAATGAGCTGGGATGGAAGGCTGTCACGCCGATCGAGGAGACTCTGGCAAATGCTTGGAAATGGCAGAAAGCATTGGATAAGTAA
- the glmS gene encoding glutamine--fructose-6-phosphate transaminase (isomerizing) → MCGIVGYIGPKEACPILINGLKRLEYRGYDSAGIALIHNNNIQVYKCKGRVQDLEHHMELEDTSATIGMGHTRWATHGEPNDANAHPHTSMNGLFSIVHNGIIENHALLKEKLQARGYSFQSETDTEVLANLIEYIYTKGQVNAENAVRLALTKVIGAYGLVVLCKNEPDQLVVARKGSPLVIGVGQSEYFVASDATPIVEYTKNVIYLNDDDVAILKRDEMILKTIKNTPVSLSIQQVDIDIEKIEKGGFPHFMLKEIFEQVNSIYDTIRGRVNAEASEIYLGGISEIIPKMVNAHRIIIIGCGTSWHAGTVGEYIFEEFTRIPVEVEYASEFRYRNPIVDANDIVIAISQSGETADTLAAIKYAKAHGATVIGICNVVGSSIARETDAGVYTHAGPEIGVASTKAFTAQISVLAMMALQIGHRKGTLSDELYKKYINELYNLPDKVKAILEKNDKIKEIAAIYKDSTNAIYLGRGCQFPVALEGALKLKEISYIHAEGYPAAEMKHGPIALIDENMPVFAIATNDNYYDKIVSNIKEIQSRKGHVIALVNDNDAQVKKLAEHVIEIPETLEYLSPLLNVIPLQLISYHIAVMRGCNVDMPRNLAKSVTVE, encoded by the coding sequence ATGTGTGGTATTGTAGGATACATCGGGCCCAAAGAAGCCTGTCCGATCTTAATTAACGGTCTGAAACGCCTGGAATACCGGGGATATGACTCTGCCGGAATCGCGTTGATCCATAATAATAACATCCAAGTTTACAAGTGCAAGGGAAGGGTGCAAGACCTGGAACATCACATGGAACTGGAAGACACCAGCGCAACGATCGGTATGGGACATACTCGCTGGGCTACCCACGGGGAACCAAATGATGCGAACGCTCACCCCCATACTTCTATGAACGGTCTTTTCTCCATCGTCCACAACGGGATTATCGAAAATCACGCTTTATTAAAGGAAAAATTACAGGCCAGAGGCTATTCATTCCAAAGTGAAACTGACACGGAAGTACTGGCAAACCTGATCGAGTACATTTACACGAAAGGCCAAGTCAACGCAGAGAATGCCGTGCGTCTCGCTTTGACCAAGGTTATCGGGGCATATGGACTGGTTGTTTTATGCAAGAATGAACCGGACCAGCTCGTGGTGGCAAGAAAAGGTAGCCCGCTCGTGATCGGCGTGGGCCAAAGTGAATATTTCGTGGCCTCGGATGCAACACCCATCGTGGAATACACGAAAAACGTGATCTACTTAAACGATGACGATGTTGCCATCTTGAAGAGGGACGAAATGATCTTGAAAACGATCAAAAACACCCCTGTTTCATTAAGTATTCAACAAGTGGACATCGACATCGAGAAAATCGAGAAAGGCGGTTTCCCGCATTTCATGTTGAAAGAGATTTTTGAACAGGTAAATTCAATATACGACACGATCCGCGGACGCGTAAATGCCGAAGCATCGGAAATCTATCTAGGGGGAATCTCCGAGATTATCCCGAAAATGGTCAACGCCCACCGTATCATCATTATCGGTTGCGGTACGTCATGGCATGCCGGAACGGTAGGCGAATACATCTTTGAAGAATTCACCCGAATCCCAGTAGAAGTGGAATACGCATCAGAATTCCGATACCGTAACCCGATCGTGGACGCCAACGACATTGTTATCGCTATTTCACAGAGTGGTGAAACGGCCGACACGCTGGCTGCCATCAAATACGCCAAGGCACACGGGGCCACCGTTATCGGCATCTGCAATGTCGTGGGATCAAGTATCGCCCGGGAAACCGATGCAGGGGTTTACACTCATGCAGGTCCGGAAATAGGGGTCGCCTCCACGAAAGCTTTCACGGCCCAAATTTCCGTGTTGGCCATGATGGCCTTACAGATCGGTCACCGCAAGGGGACATTATCCGACGAACTGTACAAAAAATATATTAACGAACTGTATAACTTACCGGACAAGGTGAAAGCGATTCTGGAAAAGAATGACAAGATCAAGGAGATCGCGGCCATTTACAAGGACTCCACAAACGCCATTTACCTGGGAAGAGGTTGTCAATTCCCGGTTGCCTTGGAAGGTGCGCTAAAACTGAAGGAGATTTCTTATATCCATGCGGAAGGTTACCCGGCAGCGGAAATGAAACACGGCCCGATCGCTTTAATCGACGAGAACATGCCGGTTTTTGCCATCGCCACGAATGACAACTATTACGACAAGATCGTTTCCAACATCAAAGAGATCCAGTCCCGTAAAGGACACGTGATCGCTCTTGTCAACGATAACGATGCACAAGTGAAAAAACTGGCGGAACACGTGATCGAAATTCCTGAAACACTGGAATATCTTTCCCCACTTCTGAACGTGATTCCGTTACAACTCATCTCCTATCACATTGCTGTGATGCGAGGTTGCAACGTGGATATGCCAAGGAACTTGGCTAAATCCGTGACGGTAGAATAA
- a CDS encoding glycogen/starch synthase, whose protein sequence is MAKKRVLFISQEIVPYLPESEMANIGRYLPQGIQDKGKEIRTFMPRYGCINERRNQLHEVIRLSGMNLIINDTDHPLIIKVASIQAARMQVYFIDNEDYFQRKHTISDEEGNFFPDNDERSIFFARGVFETVRKLRWAPDLIYCQGWFTALVPLYLKKEYHDDPVFSKTKVVFSTYNDKFEGKLDEKFGEKAITEGVARKDVALLKDPTYTNINKLAFQYADGIIFNHKDVDDELRTFATDLKKPTLEYPGEQSYIEAYSDFFDKIIE, encoded by the coding sequence ATGGCTAAAAAAAGAGTTTTATTCATTTCTCAAGAGATAGTTCCTTATCTGCCGGAATCAGAAATGGCAAATATTGGAAGATATCTACCTCAAGGGATACAAGACAAAGGTAAAGAGATTAGAACATTCATGCCCCGTTACGGCTGCATCAATGAAAGACGAAATCAACTTCACGAGGTAATTCGCCTTTCTGGAATGAACCTGATCATCAACGACACGGATCATCCGCTAATCATCAAGGTCGCCTCGATCCAAGCTGCACGGATGCAGGTTTATTTCATCGACAACGAGGATTATTTTCAACGTAAGCACACGATCTCCGACGAGGAAGGAAACTTTTTCCCGGACAACGACGAAAGATCTATTTTTTTCGCCCGGGGAGTATTCGAAACCGTGCGCAAACTAAGATGGGCTCCTGACTTGATCTATTGCCAAGGATGGTTCACCGCACTGGTTCCTCTTTACCTGAAAAAAGAATATCATGATGACCCTGTTTTCTCCAAAACGAAAGTAGTATTCTCTACTTATAACGACAAATTCGAGGGGAAACTAGATGAAAAATTCGGGGAAAAAGCGATCACGGAAGGGGTTGCCCGGAAAGACGTGGCACTTTTAAAAGACCCGACATACACGAATATTAATAAATTGGCATTCCAATACGCTGACGGAATCATTTTTAACCACAAAGACGTGGACGATGAACTCCGTACCTTTGCCACCGATCTGAAGAAACCTACCTTGGAATACCCGGGCGAACAAAGTTACATCGAGGCTTATTCCGACTTTTTCGACAAGATTATTGAATAA
- a CDS encoding YraN family protein, with protein sequence MIDLYNIAKLFLGCKLGEDCTMAWHNKQGKYGEEKVNRYLLDMGYTVLERNWRVGHRELDFVCLDGEVLVVVEVKTRADDDVSLLDLLDYRKKRNLQAAGAAYLTKKNIHREIRFDLVVVTGAEMHLEYIKEVIDLF encoded by the coding sequence ATGATAGATTTATATAACATTGCGAAACTCTTTTTAGGCTGTAAATTAGGGGAAGACTGTACTATGGCGTGGCATAATAAACAGGGCAAATACGGGGAAGAAAAGGTGAACCGGTATCTTTTGGATATGGGGTACACGGTTCTGGAGCGAAACTGGCGGGTGGGACACCGGGAACTGGATTTCGTGTGTCTTGACGGGGAGGTGCTGGTCGTGGTGGAGGTGAAAACCCGGGCAGATGACGATGTGTCACTTTTGGATTTACTGGATTACAGAAAAAAGAGGAATTTACAAGCTGCGGGGGCTGCTTATCTAACGAAAAAGAACATCCACCGGGAAATACGATTCGATTTGGTTGTGGTCACCGGGGCCGAAATGCATTTGGAATATATAAAAGAAGTCATTGATTTGTTTTAA
- a CDS encoding OsmC family protein — MATVKAKYLGDLRLECTHLQSGTKIITDAPTDNNGKGEAFSPTDLCSTSLAACAMTIMGIYAKNNGIDLTGAEIEITKKMAAEPRRIAEIDVIFNMPANGYSEKEKKILERVAHTCPVHLSLHPDVKQNFVFNWQ, encoded by the coding sequence ATGGCAACAGTAAAAGCAAAATATTTAGGAGATTTGCGTTTGGAGTGTACGCATTTGCAGAGTGGCACGAAGATTATCACGGATGCGCCGACAGATAATAACGGGAAAGGTGAGGCTTTCTCTCCGACCGACTTGTGTTCCACGTCATTGGCCGCTTGTGCCATGACAATTATGGGAATCTATGCTAAAAATAACGGTATCGATTTGACGGGAGCCGAGATCGAGATTACCAAAAAGATGGCGGCAGAACCTCGTCGTATTGCCGAGATTGACGTGATCTTTAATATGCCGGCTAACGGGTATTCCGAGAAGGAGAAAAAAATTCTCGAACGTGTGGCACATACTTGCCCCGTGCATTTGAGTTTACATCCGGATGTGAAACAAAATTTCGTGTTTAATTGGCAGTAA
- a CDS encoding NAD-dependent epimerase/dehydratase family protein has translation MVTGATGLLGSHLLCHLARCGETIIALKRYKSHVEETMALFSCYFDSPGDAISRVTWVVGDVLDGESVAPFVEKVDTVYHCAAMVSFNGSDRNTLLETNIKGTENICKICLERGVRLCFVSSIAALGDAPNESVVIDENTPEISGSVHSLYSGSKGESEKIVWEYVRQGLDVVIVNPAIILGAGLRGRSSVKLFEQASKGMPFYTEGVNGYVDVRDVCELMIRLAKDRAVRGERFVLCGGNYSYRELFTVIARVVGKRPPCIRMTPWMTGLAWRLLAFVTLFTGKKPAFTKETARSSQHKSRYSSAKVLSLFPDFHFHTLEETARFFKDL, from the coding sequence ATGGTAACCGGGGCTACCGGTTTGTTGGGTAGCCACTTGCTGTGTCATTTGGCACGATGCGGTGAGACGATTATCGCATTAAAAAGATATAAGAGCCACGTTGAAGAGACGATGGCTCTCTTTTCGTGTTATTTTGATTCACCGGGAGATGCTATATCCCGGGTGACTTGGGTGGTTGGAGATGTGCTGGATGGGGAATCTGTGGCCCCGTTTGTGGAAAAAGTGGATACCGTTTATCATTGTGCGGCCATGGTTTCTTTCAATGGCAGTGATCGGAATACTTTGCTGGAAACGAATATCAAGGGGACGGAGAATATTTGTAAGATTTGTTTGGAACGTGGTGTACGCCTATGTTTCGTGAGTTCGATTGCTGCTTTGGGAGACGCTCCCAATGAGAGTGTCGTGATTGACGAGAATACACCGGAGATTTCGGGATCGGTCCACTCACTTTATTCCGGTAGTAAGGGGGAGTCTGAGAAAATTGTCTGGGAGTATGTCCGCCAAGGATTGGATGTTGTGATCGTGAACCCGGCTATTATTTTGGGGGCGGGATTACGGGGACGAAGTAGTGTCAAGTTGTTTGAACAGGCGAGTAAGGGGATGCCTTTCTACACGGAAGGCGTGAATGGATACGTGGATGTGCGGGATGTCTGCGAGTTGATGATTCGTTTAGCAAAAGATCGTGCCGTTCGGGGAGAGCGTTTCGTGTTATGCGGGGGGAATTATTCCTATCGGGAGTTGTTTACCGTGATAGCCCGTGTCGTGGGGAAACGTCCGCCTTGTATCCGGATGACCCCGTGGATGACGGGTTTGGCTTGGCGTTTACTGGCTTTCGTGACTTTGTTCACGGGAAAGAAACCGGCTTTCACGAAGGAAACAGCTCGTTCGTCTCAACATAAATCCCGTTATTCCAGCGCAAAGGTGTTGTCTCTTTTTCCCGATTTTCATTTTCACACGCTTGAAGAGACGGCCCGTTTTTTCAAAGATTTGTAA
- the prfA gene encoding peptide chain release factor 1, translating into MSDNSLLEKLETFYIRFREIGQLITDPEVIQDMNRFVKLNKEYRDLEQIVEAGDELKRAVSSYDEAQEILNTETDKELKEMAEMEIEELDAKIPELESKVKMLLVPADPEDSKNVILEIRAGTGGDEASLFAGDLFRMYTKFCESKRWKIEITNYSEGTSGGYKEIVANITGDGVYGIMKYESGVHRVQRVPATETQGRVHTSAATVAVLPEAEEVDVVLNPADIRKDTYCSSGPGGQSVNTTYSAIRLTHIPTGIVVTCQDEKSQLKNLAKAMTELRSRIYAIEHQKYLDEIATKRKTMVSTGDRSAKIRTYNYPQGRVTDHRINLTLYNLAAVMDGELGEIIEKLQIEENTEKLKESGF; encoded by the coding sequence ATGAGCGACAATTCCCTATTAGAGAAATTAGAGACATTTTATATTCGTTTCCGTGAGATCGGGCAGTTGATAACCGACCCGGAGGTGATACAGGACATGAATCGTTTCGTGAAGTTGAATAAAGAGTATCGTGATCTGGAACAGATCGTGGAGGCGGGAGACGAGTTGAAACGTGCGGTGAGTTCTTACGATGAGGCACAGGAAATATTGAACACGGAGACTGATAAGGAGCTGAAAGAGATGGCTGAGATGGAGATCGAGGAGCTGGATGCCAAGATTCCCGAATTGGAGTCGAAGGTGAAGATGTTGTTGGTGCCTGCCGATCCGGAGGATTCAAAGAATGTGATTCTTGAAATTCGTGCCGGAACCGGGGGGGACGAGGCTAGTCTTTTCGCGGGGGATTTGTTCCGTATGTATACGAAATTCTGCGAGTCCAAACGTTGGAAGATAGAAATAACCAATTATAGTGAAGGAACTTCCGGGGGATACAAGGAAATCGTGGCGAACATCACGGGAGATGGTGTCTACGGGATTATGAAATACGAGTCGGGAGTACACCGCGTACAGCGTGTTCCGGCGACAGAGACCCAAGGACGGGTTCATACCTCCGCGGCCACGGTAGCCGTGCTGCCGGAGGCGGAAGAGGTGGATGTAGTGTTGAATCCGGCAGATATTCGGAAAGATACTTATTGTTCTTCCGGTCCCGGGGGACAATCCGTGAACACGACGTATTCCGCTATCCGTTTGACGCATATTCCCACGGGTATCGTGGTGACTTGTCAGGACGAGAAGTCGCAGTTGAAGAATTTGGCGAAGGCAATGACCGAGTTGCGTTCTCGTATTTATGCGATCGAGCATCAAAAATATTTAGACGAGATCGCTACAAAACGGAAAACGATGGTTTCAACGGGTGACCGTTCTGCCAAGATTCGTACTTACAATTATCCGCAAGGACGTGTGACAGATCATCGTATCAATCTGACGCTTTATAACTTGGCTGCCGTTATGGATGGCGAGTTGGGCGAGATTATCGAGAAATTGCAGATCGAGGAGAACACGGAGAAATTGAAGGAAAGCGGATTTTAA
- the pyrF gene encoding orotidine-5'-phosphate decarboxylase yields the protein MTYNELFEQVKKKKSFLCVGLDSDIKKLPQHLMGAEDPVYEFNKAIVDATADVAIAYKPNIAFYESNGVAGWITLEKTVKYIKSKYPEIFLIADAKRGDIGNTSEMYARAFLETMEFDSITVAPYMGEDSVTPFLKYEGKWVILLALTSNKGAFDFQFFEENGVKLYERVLRKSQEWGNDQNMMYVVGATKAEMLSGIREIVPNHFLLVPGVGAQGGSLEEVAKYGMNSHCGLIVNSSRGIIFADKTENFAVRAREEAVKLQQQMAELLVAKGVI from the coding sequence ATGACTTATAACGAGTTATTTGAACAGGTAAAAAAGAAAAAGTCCTTCCTTTGCGTGGGCTTGGATTCAGATATAAAGAAATTACCTCAACACCTGATGGGTGCCGAGGATCCCGTGTACGAGTTTAATAAGGCTATCGTGGATGCAACGGCAGATGTGGCGATCGCTTATAAGCCCAATATTGCGTTTTACGAGAGTAATGGGGTTGCCGGGTGGATCACGTTGGAGAAAACGGTGAAATACATCAAATCAAAATATCCCGAGATCTTCTTGATTGCCGATGCTAAACGCGGGGACATCGGGAATACGTCCGAGATGTATGCCCGTGCATTCTTGGAGACGATGGAGTTTGATTCTATCACGGTGGCTCCTTACATGGGAGAGGATTCCGTGACCCCGTTTCTGAAATACGAGGGGAAATGGGTGATCTTGTTGGCATTGACCTCTAATAAAGGTGCTTTTGATTTTCAATTCTTCGAGGAAAATGGCGTGAAACTGTATGAACGGGTTTTGCGTAAATCTCAGGAGTGGGGGAATGATCAAAATATGATGTACGTTGTGGGTGCCACGAAAGCGGAAATGTTGAGCGGTATCCGTGAAATCGTTCCGAATCACTTCTTGCTGGTTCCGGGAGTGGGAGCGCAAGGTGGTAGTTTGGAAGAGGTGGCTAAATACGGAATGAACTCTCATTGCGGGTTGATCGTGAACTCTTCTCGCGGGATTATCTTTGCGGATAAGACCGAGAATTTTGCCGTGAGGGCGAGAGAAGAAGCCGTGAAGTTGCAACAACAAATGGCAGAATTGCTTGTTGCTAAAGGAGTGATTTAA
- a CDS encoding AAA family ATPase yields MIYKPNFFIITGGPGVGKTTLLEVLAKQGFPYVPEVARKIIREQVSQNGDALPWANIPAYTHLMLSRSVESFEQHQKQESVLFFDRGIPDTLAYAHLTHQPILPELRHTVQAFRYNTQVFILPPWSEIYKTDSERRQSYQEAIETYDIMFATYQQLGYTPIIVPKGTPEERAEFVINILKKHTPDRPR; encoded by the coding sequence ATGATATATAAACCTAATTTCTTTATCATCACCGGAGGCCCCGGTGTTGGCAAAACGACCTTACTGGAAGTGTTGGCCAAACAAGGTTTCCCGTATGTTCCCGAAGTAGCCAGGAAGATTATTCGGGAACAAGTCTCCCAAAACGGAGATGCTCTCCCTTGGGCAAATATTCCCGCTTACACCCACCTCATGCTTTCCCGCTCCGTGGAATCCTTCGAACAGCACCAAAAACAGGAATCTGTTCTTTTCTTCGACCGGGGCATCCCCGACACCCTCGCTTATGCCCACCTTACCCACCAGCCTATATTACCTGAACTCCGACATACTGTTCAAGCCTTTCGCTACAATACGCAGGTATTCATCCTTCCTCCTTGGTCCGAAATCTACAAAACCGATTCCGAACGTAGGCAATCCTACCAAGAAGCCATCGAGACCTACGATATCATGTTCGCCACCTACCAACAGCTAGGTTACACCCCTATAATCGTACCTAAAGGAACCCCGGAAGAACGTGCAGAATTTGTTATCAACATACTAAAAAAACATACCCCTGATCGTCCACGATGA
- a CDS encoding RNA polymerase sigma-70 factor: protein MSDNNFIIKLHSSDERIFKEIFKKYYLPVRSFAWRFVKDNDIAEDIVQDCFLNVWEKRLTFNVITEIRSYLYTSTRNACLDYLKHEQIKQKHAIHLLTTASQEEEQEYILEEEVDALIHQAIGTLPRQAQKMVIMTLNGDSNLEIAQKLNVTVNTVKSTKLKAYQILRKRLRNVQWLLVLLT from the coding sequence TTGTCAGATAATAATTTCATAATAAAGTTACATTCCAGTGATGAAAGGATATTCAAGGAGATATTCAAAAAATATTATCTCCCTGTCAGGTCATTCGCGTGGCGCTTTGTAAAGGACAACGATATTGCCGAGGATATCGTACAAGATTGTTTTTTAAACGTATGGGAAAAAAGACTTACATTCAATGTCATTACCGAGATAAGAAGTTACCTGTACACGAGTACCCGCAACGCCTGCCTAGACTATCTAAAACATGAACAAATAAAACAAAAGCACGCAATCCATCTATTGACAACGGCATCCCAAGAGGAAGAACAGGAATATATTCTGGAAGAAGAAGTCGATGCCTTAATCCATCAGGCGATCGGAACTCTCCCCCGACAAGCACAAAAAATGGTTATTATGACATTGAACGGGGACTCGAACCTCGAAATTGCTCAAAAATTAAATGTCACCGTAAACACAGTCAAATCTACAAAATTAAAAGCATATCAGATTTTACGTAAACGCCTCCGCAATGTACAATGGCTTTTAGTGTTACTCACTTAA